The Streptomyces laurentii region ACGTCGTCCTCGGACAGCTCGCCCTTGGGGAGCACGACGACGCCCTTGCGGTTGAACAGGTACGAGACCGAACCCGGGTCGGCCATGGAGCCGCCGTTGCGGGTCATGGCGACGCGCACGTCGGAGGCGGCGCGGTTGCGGTTGTCGGTGAGGCACTCGATGAGCACCGCGACACCGCTCGGGCCGTAACCCTCGTACATGATCGTGTCGTAGTCGACGCCGCCGGCCTCAAGGCCGCCACCACGCTTGATCGCGGAGTCGATGTTCTTGTTCGGGACCGACGACTTCTTCGCCTTCTGGACGGCGTCGAACAGCGTCGGGTTGCCCTCCATGTCGGCGCCGCCGGTGCGGGCCGCGACCTCGATGTTCTTGATCAGCTTCGCGAAGAGCTTGCCGCGCTTGGCGTCGATCACGGCCTTCTTGTGCTTCGTCGTAGCCCATTTAGAGTGGCCGGACATCTGCCTGTCTCCTTCGCGTAACCAATTTTCTGCACGAACCCGAGAGATCCTACCGGGAGCGCGTCACCGCTCCGTGCGCACCATGTCCACGAACAGTGCGTGGATTCGGTGATCGCCGGTGAGTTCGGGGTGGAACGAGGTCGCGAGGGCGCGGCCCTGGCGCACGGCCACGATGTGACCGCCGTGCTCGGCGAGCACCTCGGTCTCGGCACCGACGGACTCCACCCAGGGGGCACGGATGAAGACGCCCTCGACGGGGCTCTCTATTCCGCGGACCGCGACGGAGGCCTCGAAGGACTCGTTCTGCCGGCCGAAGGCGTTGCGGCGCACGATCATGTCGATGCCGCCGAAGGTCTCCTGGCCCGAGCGCGGGTCGAGGATCTTGTCGGCCAGCATGATCAGGCCGGCGCAGGTGCCGTACACGGGCATGCCGGTCGCGATCCGCTTGCGGACCGGCTCCGTGAGGCCGAACAGCGTGGCCAGCTTGGAGATGGTGGTGGACTCGCCGCCCGGGATCACCAGGCCGTCCACCTCGGCCAGCTCCTCGGGGCGCCTGACGGGCCTGGCCACGGCGTCCGCCGCGGCCAGGGCGATCAGGTGCTCCCGTACGTCGCCCTGGAGGGCCAGGACTCCGATGACCGGGGTACCGGAGGTGCTCATGGGTGCTTACCAGCCCCGGTTCGCGTAGCGCTCGGACTCGGGCAGGGTGTCGCAGTTGATGCCGACCATGGCCTCGCCCAGGTTGCGGGAGGCGTCCGCGATGACCTTCGGGTCGTCGTAGAAGGTGGTGGCCTTCACGATGGCGGCGGCGCGCTTGGCCGGGTCGCCGGACTTGAAGATGCCGGAGCCGACGAAGACGCCCTCGGCGCCGAGCTGGCGCATCAGCGCGGCGTCGGCCGGGGTGGCCACACCGCCGGCGGAGAACAGCACGACCGGCAGCTTGCCGAGCTCGGCGACCTCCTTGACCAGCTCGTACGGGGCGCGCAGGTCCTTGGCGGCGGCGAACAGCTCGTTGTTGTCGAAGCCGCGCAGCCTGGCGATCTCGTTCTTGATCTGGCGCAGGTGGCGGACGGCCTCGACGACGTTGCCGGTGCCGGCCTCGCCCTTGGAGCGGATCATGGCCGCGCCCTCGGCGATGCGGCGCAGGGCCTCGCCCAGGTTGGTGGCGCCACAGACGAAGGGGGTCGTGAAGGCCCACTTGTCGGAGTGGTTGACCTCGTCGGCCGGGGTGAGGACCTCGGACTCGTCGATGTAGTCGACGCCGAGGGACTGCAGGACCTGGGCCTCGACGAAGTGGCCGATGCGGGACTTGGCCATCACCGGGATGGAGACCGCGCCGATGATCTCCTCGATCATGTTCGGGTCGGACATCCGGGCCACGCCGCCGTCCTTGCGGATGTCCGCGGGGACCCGCTCCAGAGCCATGACGGCGACGGCGCCGGCGTCCTCGGCGATCTTCGCCTGCTCGGCGTTGACGACGTCCATGATCACGCCGCCCTTGAGCTGCTCGGCCATGCCGCGCTTGACGCGCGCGGTGCCGGTCTCGGGGGACTGGGGGGTGGCGGAAGGCGTGGTGGACACGGGGTACCTCACTCGTTCACAGCGGGTTAAGACAAGAGTGAGGAAACAGGCCACGACCAGTCCACATCAAGGGCCAATACGGACCCCGTGGATCATTTTCGACCGTAGGTGATCATGACCCGCCGATGCCGCGGGCCGCGGCCGGTTCAGGCCGGGCGGTCCGCGAGCGCGACGGGCGGCTCGTCGTCCATCTCGAAGGCCATCGGGAACGGGGCGTGGCCGGCCAGCCGGAACCAGCGGACCTTGCGGTGGCGGCGCAGCGCCCGCGCGGCCCGTACCGCGTCGTTGTGGAACCGCCGGGCCATCGGCACCCGGCGCACGGCCGCCGCGAGCTCCCCCGCGGCCTCCTCGCCGCCGGGCGCCCGGCGGACCGCCTCGACCTGCTCGGGCTCCCCGAACACCGCGCGCAGCGCCTGGCTCAGCTCGCTCTCGGCGACCTCGCGCTGCTCCTCCTCGGCCTGCCGGGCGGCGTGCGCCGCCTCGTAGAGCACGATCGACGCGGCCGGGTCGAGCACCCCCGACGTGGCCAGCTCCTGGGCGACCGAGGCGCGGCGCAGCAATTGCGCGTCGAGGGCGGCGCGGGCGGCGTCGATGCGGGTGTGCAGCCGGTCGAGGCGTCCGGCTGTCCAGCTCAGGTAGACGCCGATGAGGATCAGTGCGGCTACGGTCCAGATCAGTGTTGCGGTCACGGGCGCACAGGCTACCGGGGCGCCGGCAGCGTCCCTTCCCAAAGGTCGTGGTCATGGGCGAACAGGACACGCACCGGCCGCCCGGCGGCGAGCTCGCCGAGCCGGTCGAGCCAGGGCCGGTACGGGGTCCCGAACTCGTGCGCGAAGTCGTACGCCTGCCCGGCGAGCACGGTCATCCGGTCCCCGTGGTCGAGCACGAGCGACTGGTGCCCCTCGGTGTGCCCGGGCGTGGGGACGACGCGGACGCCGTGCGCGAGCGCGTACTCGCCGTCGATCTCCTGGTAGGAGACGCCCGGGAGCAGGGTGTCGATCGTGTGGTCGCCGGCCCGCGCGGTGGCCAGTTCGGTGCGCTGGACGAGGACGGGGGTGCCGGGGAAGAGCTGGTTGCCGCCGATGTGGTCGAAGTGGAGGTGGGAGTTCACGATGACGTCGACGTCACCGGGCTCGACGGGGAGCGCACGGCGTACGGGACGGTAGTGCGCGTCGGCCTCGGGCGACCCCTCGCCCATGCCGGTGTCGAACAGCACGGTGCCGGTGGCATGGCGGACCAGATAGCCGAGGGCGGGCTCCCGGCGGTCGTACGGTCCGCCCCACTCGGCGGCGGGCCGGGTGAAGTACCCGAGGTCGAGACACGTGGTGGAGATCATGGGGTGTGCCTGCCCGGCGGGCGGACAGGCACACCACGCTCTTCCGTTCCTAGGGTCTTTCTTTTGGATCAGGCTGGATCAGGGAGCGGGGTCCGGTGCGGGTGATCGCAAGGCGGAGGAGGGAGACAACGCGGTGGGGGTACCTCCCGTGCCCGAAGGGCTACGGGGGAGTTGGCGACTGACGACAACGCGGCGAGCGCGCGTGCCGGGGCACGCGAGCCCAGCAAGATCCAAAAGAGAGGCCCTAGAGCCCCAGGCGGGCGCGCAGACCGCCGCCCGTGCGGTCGTCCGTGGCGACCGAGGCCGCGCCGTCGGTGACCGTCTCGTAGACCGCGAGGATGTCCGCGCCGACCGTGGACCAGTCGAAGCGCCGTACGTGCGCGGAGCCGCGCGCGCGGAGTTCGGCGCGGCGCCGCTCGTCACCGAGCAGGCGTACGGCGTGCTTCGCGAGGTCGTCCGCGTCCTCGTTCGCGAAGAGTTCGCCGGCCGCGCCCTGGTCGAGGACCTGGGCGAAGGCGTCGAGGTCGGCGGCGAGCACGGGCGCGCCGGCGGACAGGGCCTCGACCAGGATGATGCCGAAGCTCTCGCCGCCCGTGTTGGGCGCCACGTACACGTCGACGCTGCGCAGCAGCCGGGCCTTGTCCTCGTCGCTGACCATGCCGAGGAACTCGACCCGGGCGCGCATCTCCGGCGGCAGCGAGGCGACCGCCTCCTCCTCGTCGCCGCGGCCGGCGACCAGCAGCCGGGTGTCGGGCCGTTCGGCGAGGATCTTCGGCAGGGCCCGCATCAGCACCGGCAGGCCCTTGCGGGGCTCGTCGATGCGCCCGATGAAGCCGAGCGTGCCGCCCTGCCACTCCTTCTTCGGCTCGGCCCGGGCGAAGAAGTCGACGTCGACGCCGTTGGGGATGACGACCGCGTCACCGCCCAGGTGCTCGACGAGGGTGCGGCGCGCGTACTCGCTGACCGCGATCCGCGCGCTGATCTTCTCCAGGGCGGGCTGCAGGATCGGGTACGCGGCGATCATCGCCCGCGAGCGCGGGTTCGAGGTGTGGAAGGTGGCCACGATCGGGCCCTGCGCCGCCCAGCAGGTCAGCAGCCCGAGCGAGGGCGAGGTCGGTTCGTGGATGTGCACGACGTCGAAGGTGCCGTCGTGCAGCCAGCGCCGGACCCGGGCGGCGGACAGGAAGCCGAAGTTGAGCCGGGCCACGGAGCCGTTGTACGGCACGGGCACGGCGCGGCCGGCGGAGACGACGTACGGCGGCAGCGGCGTGTCGTCGTCGGCGGGGGCGAGGACGGAGACCTGGTGGCCGAGCCGGATGAGGTGCTCGGCGAGGTCGCGGATGTGGAACTGGACGCCGCCCGGCACGTCCCAGGAGTACGGGCAGACGATCCCGATCTTCACGCGGTCCGCTCCTCCAGGTCCGCGAGCCACAGCCGCTGCAGCATGTGCCAGTCCTCCGGGTGCTCGGCGATGCCCCCGGCGAAGACGTCGGCGAGGGCCTGTGTCATGAGAGACGTCTTCTCGGCGCGGGTGCCTGACTCGGGGACCTCGATCGGCGCGTGCACCTGGCCGCGCATGACGTCGGTGTCGTCGTACCAGAGCGTCACGGGCAGCAGCAGCGCGCCGGTCTGCTGGGCGAGGATCGCGGGCCCGGCGGGCATCCGCGCGGCCTCGCCGAAGAACGACACCTCGACGCCGGAGGCCGACAGGTCGCGGTCGGCGACCAGGCAGACCAGGCCGCCGGCCCGCAGCCGGCGGGCGAGCGTGCCGAAGGCGGAGCCGCCGGTGTGCGGCAGCACCTCCATACCCAGGGACTCGCGGTAGGCGACGAACCGGTCGAACAGCGTCTCGGGCTTGAGCCGCTCGGCGACGGTGGTGAACGGGACGCCGAGCGCCCGGGTGACCCAGACGCCCGCGAGGTCCCAGTTGGCCATGTGCGGCAGCGCCAGGATGACGCCGCGGTCGGAGGCGAGCCCGTCCATCAGGTAGTGGACGTCCTTGGGGTCGAAGCTGTTCGCCGCCCGTTCCTTGCTCCAGGTCGGCAGCCGGAAGGACTCCATCCAGTAGCGCATGTACGAGCGCATGCCGGCCCGCGACAGCCGCTGGAGGCGCTGCGGGGTCGGGTCCGGCACGATGCGGGCGAGGTTCGACTCCAGGCGCAGCACGCTCTTGCCGCGCCGCTT contains the following coding sequences:
- a CDS encoding hypothetical protein (Transcriptional regulator; cl00361;~UPF0082 protein [Streptomyces pristinaespiralis ATCC25486];~identified by MetaGeneAnnotator; putative), giving the protein MSGHSKWATTKHKKAVIDAKRGKLFAKLIKNIEVAARTGGADMEGNPTLFDAVQKAKKSSVPNKNIDSAIKRGGGLEAGGVDYDTIMYEGYGPSGVAVLIECLTDNRNRAASDVRVAMTRNGGSMADPGSVSYLFNRKGVVVLPKGELSEDDVLETVLEAGAEEVNDLGEQFEVISESTDLVAVRSALQAAGIDYDSAESSFVPSMQVELDEDGARKMFKLIDALEDSDDVQNVYANFDVSDEVMAKVDA
- a CDS encoding glutamine amidotransferase subunit pdxT (Glutamine Amidotransferase (GATase_I) involved in pyridoxine biosynthesis; cd01749;~catalytic triad [active];~glutamine amidotransferase subunit PdxT [Streptomyces griseus subsp. griseus NBRC13350];~identified by MetaGeneAnnotator; putative;~imidazole glycerol phosphate synthase subunit HisH; Provisional; PRK13143;~predicted active site [active];~with PdxST is involved in the biosynthesis of pyridoxal 5'-phosphate; PdxT catalyzes the hydrolysis of glutamine to glutamate and ammonia; PdxS utilizes the ammonia to synthesize pyridoxal 5'-phosphate), which produces MSTSGTPVIGVLALQGDVREHLIALAAADAVARPVRRPEELAEVDGLVIPGGESTTISKLATLFGLTEPVRKRIATGMPVYGTCAGLIMLADKILDPRSGQETFGGIDMIVRRNAFGRQNESFEASVAVRGIESPVEGVFIRAPWVESVGAETEVLAEHGGHIVAVRQGRALATSFHPELTGDHRIHALFVDMVRTER
- a CDS encoding pyridoxine biosynthesis protein (PdxS isa subunit of the pyridoxal 5'-phosphate (PLP) synthase, an important enzyme in deoxyxylulose 5-phosphate (DXP)-independent pathway for de novo biosynthesis of PLP, present in some eubacteria, in archaea, fungi, plants, plasmodia, and some...; cd04727;~identified by MetaGeneAnnotator; putative;~multimer interface [polypeptide binding];~pyridoxine biosynthesis protein [Amycolatopsis mediterranei U32]); its protein translation is MSTTPSATPQSPETGTARVKRGMAEQLKGGVIMDVVNAEQAKIAEDAGAVAVMALERVPADIRKDGGVARMSDPNMIEEIIGAVSIPVMAKSRIGHFVEAQVLQSLGVDYIDESEVLTPADEVNHSDKWAFTTPFVCGATNLGEALRRIAEGAAMIRSKGEAGTGNVVEAVRHLRQIKNEIARLRGFDNNELFAAAKDLRAPYELVKEVAELGKLPVVLFSAGGVATPADAALMRQLGAEGVFVGSGIFKSGDPAKRAAAIVKATTFYDDPKVIADASRNLGEAMVGINCDTLPESERYANRGW
- a CDS encoding hypothetical protein (identified by MetaGeneAnnotator; putative;~protein [Streptomyces avermitilis MA-4680]), translated to MTATLIWTVAALILIGVYLSWTAGRLDRLHTRIDAARAALDAQLLRRASVAQELATSGVLDPAASIVLYEAAHAARQAEEEQREVAESELSQALRAVFGEPEQVEAVRRAPGGEEAAGELAAAVRRVPMARRFHNDAVRAARALRRHRKVRWFRLAGHAPFPMAFEMDDEPPVALADRPA
- a CDS encoding N-acyl homoserine lactone hydrolase (identified by MetaGeneAnnotator; putative;~sequence version:1), which produces MISTTCLDLGYFTRPAAEWGGPYDRREPALGYLVRHATGTVLFDTGMGEGSPEADAHYRPVRRALPVEPGDVDVIVNSHLHFDHIGGNQLFPGTPVLVQRTELATARAGDHTIDTLLPGVSYQEIDGEYALAHGVRVVPTPGHTEGHQSLVLDHGDRMTVLAGQAYDFAHEFGTPYRPWLDRLGELAAGRPVRVLFAHDHDLWEGTLPAPR
- a CDS encoding phosphatidylinositol alpha-mannosyltransferase (Glycosyltransferase [Cell envelope biogenesis, outer membrane]; COG0438;~Phosphatidylinositol alpha-mannosyltransferase [Streptomyces venezuelae ATCC10712];~This family is most closely related to the GT1 family of glycosyltransferases and named after YqgM in Bacillus licheniformis about which little is known. Glycosyltransferases catalyzethe transfer of sugar moieties from activated donor molecules to...; cd03801;~identified by MetaGeneAnnotator; putative), with protein sequence MKIGIVCPYSWDVPGGVQFHIRDLAEHLIRLGHQVSVLAPADDDTPLPPYVVSAGRAVPVPYNGSVARLNFGFLSAARVRRWLHDGTFDVVHIHEPTSPSLGLLTCWAAQGPIVATFHTSNPRSRAMIAAYPILQPALEKISARIAVSEYARRTLVEHLGGDAVVIPNGVDVDFFARAEPKKEWQGGTLGFIGRIDEPRKGLPVLMRALPKILAERPDTRLLVAGRGDEEEAVASLPPEMRARVEFLGMVSDEDKARLLRSVDVYVAPNTGGESFGIILVEALSAGAPVLAADLDAFAQVLDQGAAGELFANEDADDLAKHAVRLLGDERRRAELRARGSAHVRRFDWSTVGADILAVYETVTDGAASVATDDRTGGGLRARLGL
- a CDS encoding lauroyl/myristoyl acyltransferase involved in lipid A biosynthesis (Bacterial lipid A biosynthesis acyltransferase; pfam03279;~Lauroyl or myristoyl acyltransferase involved in lipid A biosynthesis [Streptomyces venezuelae ATCC10712];~Lysophospholipid Acyltransferases (LPLATs) of Glycerophospholipid Biosynthesis: LABLAT-like; cd07984;~Lysophospholipid acyltransferases (LPLATs) of glycerophospholipid biosynthesis; cl17185;~identified by MetaGeneAnnotator; putative;~putative acyl-acceptor binding pocket), with the protein product MSGFKDRLSDGLYGLGWATVKKLPEPVARGLGRRMADTVWKRRGKSVLRLESNLARIVPDPTPQRLQRLSRAGMRSYMRYWMESFRLPTWSKERAANSFDPKDVHYLMDGLASDRGVILALPHMANWDLAGVWVTRALGVPFTTVAERLKPETLFDRFVAYRESLGMEVLPHTGGSAFGTLARRLRAGGLVCLVADRDLSASGVEVSFFGEAARMPAGPAILAQQTGALLLPVTLWYDDTDVMRGQVHAPIEVPESGTRAEKTSLMTQALADVFAGGIAEHPEDWHMLQRLWLADLEERTA